One Schlesneria paludicola DSM 18645 DNA segment encodes these proteins:
- a CDS encoding parallel beta-helix domain-containing protein: MHKALLTRFVAFGCLAILAPSTRAADQRTESKTSITRISPSADAQYELQSALINSVPGDVIELAAGTYEFDTELNVVCDNFTIRGAGQDQTILSFKNQNSGSGGLTATGNAFVIEDLAVQDTVGNGIKVLGARDVTFRRVRVEWTAGPKPTNGAYGIYPVECRNVLIENSVSIGASDAGIYCGQCRDVVVKGCTARTNVTGIEIENTVNADVFDNLATDNTGGVLIFDLPGLNLVNGGGVRVFHNQIVDNNHENFAPLGTMVADVPAGTGVMLMATDQVEIFDNDIKGNQTSNVMIVSFLITERKLNDAKYDPYPEAFSIHDNRMSGGGKKPSGQLSALLTPLIGVPFPDIFYDGITDKRKLVDGKQPDSLRSAIRNNGDATFANVHVDDFTPANVLAGKYRVDRSLAPYNVEVAHLKPVALQPHAAPTGAGNPAVAVYRAAPKKLSEWKLFREVNGAFVAEPSLIPYELNTPLFSDYTAKHRTIRLPEGSRMTWTADAAFEFPVGTVIAKTFAYPDTKPDKTAGERYVETRIELREASGWYGYSYVWNDAQTDADLRLGGGSVDVSWKDADGTLKTNHYQIPNANQCIVCHGQDGKFVPLGPTAKNLNRTYHPGDHSDQITEWIKKGLLHDAPSDRSAKMAQYDNPTTGSVDDRARAWLDVNCAHCHNPVGSARTSGLDLRTAQLDPAKYGVFKSPVAAGKGSGGRRYDIIPGRPDESILMFRLETEEAGARMPSLARNMAHQQANELIREWIRAMPVQVANDR; the protein is encoded by the coding sequence ATGCACAAAGCACTTCTGACACGTTTCGTTGCTTTCGGCTGCCTCGCAATACTGGCACCTTCCACACGTGCCGCGGATCAACGTACTGAAAGCAAGACATCGATCACGCGAATTTCACCCAGTGCGGATGCGCAATATGAATTGCAGTCTGCGTTGATCAACTCCGTTCCGGGCGACGTGATCGAATTGGCCGCGGGGACATACGAGTTCGACACCGAACTGAATGTCGTGTGCGACAACTTCACGATTCGCGGCGCGGGGCAGGATCAGACCATCCTGTCGTTCAAGAACCAGAACTCGGGCAGTGGCGGCCTGACGGCAACGGGCAACGCGTTTGTGATTGAGGACCTGGCGGTGCAAGACACCGTTGGAAACGGAATCAAGGTGTTAGGAGCGCGAGACGTCACATTCCGGCGTGTGCGTGTGGAATGGACCGCCGGCCCCAAGCCGACCAATGGGGCCTATGGCATTTACCCCGTCGAATGCCGGAATGTCCTGATCGAGAACTCGGTCTCGATCGGTGCCTCGGATGCAGGAATCTATTGTGGTCAATGCCGCGATGTGGTGGTCAAGGGGTGTACCGCTCGTACCAATGTGACCGGGATCGAGATTGAAAACACGGTGAACGCCGATGTCTTCGACAACCTTGCCACGGACAACACAGGCGGTGTACTGATCTTTGATTTGCCGGGCCTGAATCTGGTCAACGGCGGCGGGGTGCGCGTGTTTCACAATCAGATCGTCGACAACAACCATGAGAACTTCGCACCGCTGGGAACGATGGTCGCCGATGTTCCTGCCGGGACGGGTGTCATGTTGATGGCGACCGATCAAGTCGAAATTTTCGATAACGATATCAAGGGCAACCAGACAAGCAATGTCATGATTGTGAGCTTTCTGATCACCGAACGGAAGTTGAATGACGCGAAATACGACCCCTACCCTGAAGCGTTCTCCATTCACGACAACCGAATGTCGGGCGGCGGAAAGAAGCCATCCGGCCAACTGAGTGCGCTGCTGACGCCCCTTATCGGGGTTCCCTTTCCCGATATCTTCTATGACGGGATCACCGACAAACGAAAGTTGGTGGATGGCAAGCAACCCGATTCGCTGCGATCGGCCATTCGCAATAACGGAGATGCGACATTTGCCAATGTTCATGTTGACGATTTTACTCCCGCCAATGTGCTTGCAGGTAAATACCGTGTCGATCGCAGTCTTGCGCCTTATAATGTGGAAGTTGCGCACCTCAAACCCGTCGCTTTGCAGCCGCACGCTGCGCCAACAGGTGCCGGCAATCCGGCCGTGGCCGTTTATCGGGCTGCTCCCAAGAAGCTGTCGGAGTGGAAACTGTTCCGCGAAGTCAACGGCGCGTTCGTCGCCGAACCGTCGTTGATTCCTTATGAACTGAACACGCCGCTGTTTTCGGACTATACCGCGAAGCATCGCACGATCCGTCTGCCCGAAGGCAGTCGGATGACGTGGACTGCCGACGCCGCATTCGAATTTCCCGTGGGAACGGTCATCGCCAAAACGTTTGCCTATCCCGACACCAAGCCGGACAAGACGGCGGGCGAACGTTATGTGGAAACGCGTATCGAATTGCGAGAGGCCTCTGGCTGGTATGGGTACTCGTACGTCTGGAATGACGCCCAAACCGACGCGGACTTGCGACTGGGCGGCGGCAGCGTCGACGTGTCGTGGAAGGATGCGGATGGCACGCTGAAAACCAACCACTACCAGATTCCAAATGCCAATCAATGCATTGTGTGCCACGGCCAGGATGGCAAGTTCGTGCCGCTGGGGCCCACCGCCAAGAATCTGAATCGCACGTACCATCCCGGTGACCATTCCGATCAAATAACGGAATGGATCAAGAAGGGGTTGCTGCACGACGCACCATCAGACAGGTCTGCCAAAATGGCGCAGTATGATAACCCCACGACAGGGTCGGTGGATGACCGTGCCCGAGCGTGGTTGGATGTGAATTGCGCTCATTGTCACAATCCCGTCGGTTCCGCCCGAACATCGGGGCTCGACCTGCGGACGGCGCAACTCGATCCCGCGAAGTATGGTGTGTTCAAATCGCCGGTGGCCGCCGGCAAAGGGTCTGGGGGACGGCGATACGACATCATTCCCGGCCGGCCCGACGAATCGATCCTGATGTTCCGACTGGAAACGGAAGAAGCGGGGGCACGCATGCCGAGTCTTGCCCGCAACATGGCACATCAACAGGCCAACGAATTGATTCGGGAATGGATTCGCGCGATGCCGGTCCAGGTCGCGAACGATCGATAG
- a CDS encoding Mpo1 family 2-hydroxy fatty acid dioxygenase, producing MGKKTPDQWFAEYGECHQNRTNKKIHWICVPMIAASLLALLWDIPTPAFMHQVPYLNWSTVVVSVSLIYYFRLSMTLAIGMLAFSIAVIAMIIAFQRLNVMPVWQFALVLFAAAWVGQAIGHSIEGKKPSFFTDLTFLLIGPIWLLSSVYRRLGIPY from the coding sequence ATGGGAAAGAAAACTCCGGATCAATGGTTTGCGGAATATGGCGAGTGCCATCAAAACAGGACGAACAAAAAGATCCATTGGATCTGCGTCCCAATGATTGCCGCTAGCCTTCTCGCGCTGTTGTGGGACATTCCAACACCCGCGTTCATGCATCAGGTGCCGTACTTGAACTGGTCGACGGTCGTCGTCAGCGTGTCGCTAATCTATTACTTCAGACTGTCCATGACACTGGCGATTGGGATGCTCGCATTCTCAATCGCGGTGATCGCAATGATTATCGCCTTTCAGCGGCTCAACGTGATGCCGGTCTGGCAGTTCGCGCTGGTCCTGTTCGCGGCCGCTTGGGTTGGTCAGGCGATTGGGCATTCCATCGAGGGAAAAAAGCCCTCTTTCTTCACCGATCTGACCTTCTTGTTGATTGGCCCGATCTGGCTCTTGTCGTCGGTTTATCGACGACTGGGAATTCCCTATTGA
- a CDS encoding 23S rRNA (guanosine(2251)-2'-O)-methyltransferase RlmB, which translates to MSLVLKNPHSVLAALKTRPADVIDVRVPAGKPSPAWADVIATARELEIPIRTNLAEEPRHGKGDHKSERTGLAQATVRERQGVLIEELFADVGTGPGLWLALDCLQDPHNVGAIFRTASFFGVKGIIMTKDRSAPLTATVYDVAAGGLEYVPFGEPTNLARAMNIAKTAGVWLLGSSEHAEQDVRDIPRDRPWLLILGNEESGLRRLSFEKCDQICKLTPRGTVPSLNVSVAAGVLMSQLTAPL; encoded by the coding sequence ATGTCGTTGGTATTGAAGAACCCTCATAGCGTTTTGGCTGCCCTGAAAACTCGTCCCGCCGATGTCATCGACGTTCGGGTGCCAGCGGGAAAACCCTCGCCAGCGTGGGCTGATGTGATCGCGACAGCCCGCGAACTGGAGATCCCAATCCGTACTAATCTTGCGGAAGAACCTCGACACGGCAAAGGCGATCACAAATCGGAACGCACCGGATTGGCTCAGGCCACCGTGCGCGAGCGGCAAGGCGTGTTGATTGAAGAGTTGTTTGCCGACGTCGGCACCGGGCCCGGCCTTTGGTTGGCGCTCGATTGCCTGCAAGACCCGCACAACGTCGGAGCGATCTTTCGTACGGCGTCGTTCTTCGGCGTCAAAGGGATCATCATGACGAAAGATCGCTCGGCCCCGTTGACGGCCACGGTCTACGACGTCGCGGCAGGAGGTCTGGAATATGTTCCCTTCGGTGAACCCACCAACCTGGCCCGGGCGATGAACATCGCCAAAACGGCGGGTGTGTGGCTCTTGGGTTCATCGGAACATGCCGAACAGGACGTACGCGACATCCCGCGCGATCGGCCTTGGCTGCTGATCCTTGGGAATGAAGAGTCGGGATTAAGACGCCTGTCATTTGAGAAATGCGACCAGATCTGCAAGCTGACACCACGCGGGACCGTTCCGTCATTGAACGTGTCGGTCGCGGCCGGCGTCCTGATGTCCCAACTGACCGCCCCGCTCTAA
- a CDS encoding aldehyde dehydrogenase family protein, with the protein MIVSDSVAAAVSELQSRSRSIQRVSIDDRVRLCRESLSGMVDIVDEWIQTGARLKQCPGDTSVLAEELLSGPAVIARQLRLTMQTLEAIKSAPAPRLPGSIQRLKNGQLAVPVFPAAGLFDSLTFSGLTARVRMQPGIDVETIHGNRVNTARDGVLSGITAVLGAGNVSSIPVTDCLNRIMFEGRQVVLKMNPVNQSLASVIERAFSPLVRAGLLRIVTGGAAVGAQLIHDAAIDDVHLTGSVATHDSIVWGRTHDEQQQRKHANDPLFTKPVTSELGNVSPWIIVPGRYSSRELHSQARHLVASITNNASFNCLTTRVIVTWKQWEQRSQFLELLNVYLSETPRRPAWYPGAAERYERFAANAIQPDKDNCLPWTLLPDQSAHERPELFQVESFTCVCAETSLGGASPSDFLATATDFLNDVVFGSLCASVTFPRAFRHEHSADVERCLLRLRYGTVCVNQWSGLAYGLVSPPWGAYPGATLNNVDSGIGNVHNMYLLDQYEKTVLEGPLINFPKPVWFAGHKTALSVAKHLFGLYDHTSIARLPSLFAAALMG; encoded by the coding sequence GTGATCGTCTCGGATTCTGTTGCCGCCGCCGTCAGTGAATTGCAATCGCGATCCCGCTCGATTCAACGCGTCTCGATCGATGATCGTGTTCGTCTTTGTCGTGAGTCCCTGAGTGGGATGGTCGATATCGTCGACGAATGGATACAGACCGGTGCACGGCTCAAGCAGTGCCCAGGTGACACATCCGTGCTCGCGGAAGAACTGCTGAGCGGCCCGGCCGTCATCGCCCGCCAACTCCGCCTGACGATGCAGACGCTGGAAGCAATCAAGTCGGCTCCCGCCCCCAGGCTTCCGGGGTCCATTCAGCGATTGAAGAATGGGCAGCTTGCCGTGCCCGTCTTTCCGGCAGCGGGTCTGTTTGACAGTCTGACCTTCTCGGGCCTTACCGCGCGTGTGCGAATGCAACCTGGGATCGATGTCGAGACGATCCATGGAAATCGCGTCAACACGGCGCGAGACGGCGTCTTGTCCGGGATCACGGCCGTTTTAGGCGCGGGAAACGTGTCATCGATCCCGGTCACCGACTGCTTGAATCGAATCATGTTCGAGGGGCGTCAGGTCGTCTTGAAGATGAATCCCGTCAACCAGAGCCTGGCGAGTGTGATCGAACGGGCCTTCTCGCCGCTCGTACGGGCGGGCCTGTTACGCATTGTCACAGGAGGTGCGGCCGTCGGAGCGCAGTTGATTCACGACGCGGCCATCGACGACGTCCACCTGACCGGATCGGTCGCGACACATGACTCCATCGTCTGGGGTCGTACTCACGACGAACAGCAACAACGCAAACACGCCAACGACCCACTGTTCACCAAGCCGGTCACAAGCGAATTAGGGAACGTCAGTCCTTGGATCATCGTCCCAGGCCGATACTCGTCGCGAGAACTGCACTCACAAGCCCGGCATCTCGTCGCGTCGATCACCAACAACGCGTCATTCAACTGCCTGACAACACGCGTCATCGTCACATGGAAGCAGTGGGAACAGCGGTCGCAGTTTCTCGAACTTCTGAACGTCTATCTCTCAGAGACCCCTCGTCGCCCGGCGTGGTATCCCGGCGCCGCAGAACGTTACGAACGGTTTGCCGCAAATGCGATTCAACCGGACAAGGACAATTGTCTGCCGTGGACGCTGTTACCGGATCAATCGGCCCACGAGCGTCCGGAACTCTTTCAAGTCGAATCGTTCACGTGCGTCTGTGCCGAAACGTCGCTTGGGGGTGCTTCGCCTTCGGACTTCCTCGCAACGGCGACCGACTTTCTGAACGACGTTGTCTTCGGTTCGCTGTGCGCATCGGTCACATTTCCCCGCGCCTTCCGACATGAGCACTCTGCCGATGTCGAGCGATGTCTGTTACGACTTCGCTATGGGACCGTTTGCGTGAATCAATGGTCGGGTCTGGCCTATGGCCTGGTCAGTCCGCCGTGGGGTGCCTATCCCGGTGCAACGCTGAACAATGTCGATAGTGGAATTGGCAATGTCCATAATATGTATCTGCTCGATCAGTATGAAAAAACGGTCCTCGAAGGTCCGCTGATCAACTTCCCGAAACCGGTCTGGTTCGCCGGGCATAAGACGGCGCTCAGTGTCGCGAAACACCTTTTTGGACTTTATGACCACACGTCGATCGCTCGACTGCCATCTCTGTTTGCCGCAGCACTCATGGGCTGA
- a CDS encoding FliH/SctL family protein: MIEFLIPLKLPVRAAELTGVTESPSARILQERASWGTRPRQNLPKAGEKTSHQSAEIAAQAERLEQERRSLQAAAEQELRVLQEQRTLFQNAAQELNRVSKTVEQQMSSLIREVQEATIELAHAIASKLVFEEIDEDRFPIANLVHEVVSRLESSQAPVVRLHPADLALVQDLSTIGDSNGDKSMQFVADATLVRGDCKAKAGEITVVYELRRQVEEIRRELLSTVSGHAEPRN; encoded by the coding sequence ATGATCGAATTCCTCATTCCGCTGAAATTGCCGGTTCGCGCGGCTGAGCTAACGGGCGTGACCGAATCACCGTCGGCGCGAATTCTTCAAGAAAGAGCCAGCTGGGGCACTCGACCTCGGCAGAATCTGCCGAAGGCCGGTGAGAAAACATCGCACCAATCGGCGGAAATTGCCGCTCAGGCCGAACGACTCGAGCAGGAACGACGGAGTCTGCAAGCGGCGGCTGAACAGGAATTACGCGTCCTGCAGGAACAAAGAACGCTTTTCCAGAACGCGGCGCAAGAGTTGAATCGCGTTTCAAAAACCGTCGAACAACAAATGAGCAGCCTGATTCGCGAAGTCCAAGAAGCAACGATCGAATTGGCCCACGCCATCGCTTCCAAATTGGTTTTCGAAGAAATCGACGAAGATCGCTTTCCCATTGCGAACCTGGTGCATGAAGTCGTCAGCCGACTCGAATCCAGTCAGGCTCCCGTCGTTCGGCTTCATCCCGCCGATCTGGCACTGGTCCAAGACCTCTCCACGATTGGAGACTCCAATGGCGACAAATCCATGCAGTTCGTCGCCGACGCCACGCTGGTTCGCGGTGATTGCAAGGCAAAAGCGGGCGAGATCACCGTCGTCTACGAACTTCGTCGTCAGGTCGAGGAAATCCGCCGCGAACTTCTTTCAACGGTAAGTGGACATGCTGAACCTCGAAATTGA
- the gatB gene encoding Asp-tRNA(Asn)/Glu-tRNA(Gln) amidotransferase subunit GatB, producing the protein MITVENMMSYEIIIGLEIHVQLQTKTKIFCGCSTAFNPDHPNVQTCPVCLGLPGALPVLNERAYHLGIKTALGLNCQIAPFTKWDRKQYFYPDLPKGYQISQYDLPFSHDGHVDVTLSDEAGTATDGVRRVRILRAHLEEDAGKNMHDESGRGRESRVDLNRAGTPLVEIVTEPDLRSADEARRFLEELKLLLTYLEVSDCNMQEGSLRCDANVNLHVIQPDGTKIPTPIVEIKNLNSFRFTEQAIEYEVARQWESFQATGIRMGAKGGHKRTVGFDPNRGVTYPLREKEEAADYRYFPDPDLVPVIPDDPLLAAIRSDMVERPAVRRERFLADYQLTAYDAAVIIDQGRPVADYFEDVAKSCGDGKQAANWLTQDIQRELKERSVTIAEFPIRPPVLAAILERINKKQITIKSAREVFSTLLTDAGDAEAVPSISRIDEIIAARGLAIVQDTGAIDTAIVEVLSRSAKAIADYKSGNEKAVGALIGQVMKAVKGADPQTVREKLLAKICE; encoded by the coding sequence ATGATCACTGTCGAGAACATGATGTCGTACGAAATCATTATTGGCCTGGAAATTCACGTTCAACTGCAGACGAAGACGAAGATCTTCTGTGGTTGCTCGACGGCGTTCAATCCTGACCATCCCAACGTGCAAACCTGCCCCGTCTGCCTGGGACTGCCCGGCGCGTTGCCGGTCCTGAACGAGCGGGCCTATCACTTGGGCATCAAGACGGCGTTGGGATTGAACTGTCAGATTGCCCCGTTCACCAAATGGGATCGCAAACAGTATTTCTATCCCGATCTCCCCAAGGGCTATCAGATCAGTCAATACGACCTGCCCTTCAGCCATGATGGTCACGTCGACGTGACGCTGAGCGACGAAGCGGGAACCGCGACGGATGGCGTACGGCGCGTCCGGATTCTGCGGGCGCACCTGGAAGAAGACGCGGGCAAGAACATGCACGATGAATCGGGACGCGGCCGTGAGAGCCGTGTCGATTTGAATCGTGCCGGCACACCCTTGGTCGAAATTGTCACAGAGCCTGATCTGCGTTCGGCCGACGAAGCGCGTCGATTCCTCGAAGAATTAAAACTGCTGTTGACGTATCTGGAAGTCTCGGACTGCAACATGCAAGAAGGCAGTTTGCGTTGTGATGCCAACGTCAACCTGCATGTCATTCAGCCCGACGGAACCAAGATCCCGACTCCGATCGTCGAAATCAAGAACCTGAACAGCTTTCGCTTTACAGAACAGGCTATTGAATACGAAGTCGCCCGGCAGTGGGAGTCATTTCAAGCGACTGGAATTCGAATGGGCGCGAAAGGCGGGCACAAGCGCACCGTCGGCTTCGATCCGAATCGTGGCGTGACCTATCCGCTGCGGGAAAAAGAGGAAGCCGCCGACTATCGGTACTTCCCGGACCCGGACCTGGTTCCGGTGATCCCAGACGATCCGCTTCTGGCGGCGATCCGAAGTGACATGGTCGAGCGGCCCGCGGTCCGGCGTGAGCGATTTCTGGCGGACTATCAACTGACTGCGTACGACGCAGCCGTCATCATTGATCAGGGACGTCCCGTCGCCGATTACTTTGAAGATGTCGCCAAGTCGTGCGGAGACGGTAAGCAAGCGGCCAACTGGTTGACCCAGGACATCCAGCGCGAGTTGAAAGAACGCAGCGTCACGATCGCTGAGTTTCCGATTCGTCCGCCGGTTCTGGCCGCGATTCTGGAACGGATTAACAAAAAGCAGATCACGATCAAGTCTGCACGCGAGGTCTTTTCAACGCTGTTGACAGACGCAGGCGATGCGGAAGCGGTCCCCTCGATCTCACGCATCGACGAGATTATCGCCGCACGGGGACTGGCCATCGTTCAGGACACTGGTGCCATCGACACGGCCATTGTCGAAGTGCTGTCACGCAGTGCCAAAGCGATTGCCGACTACAAATCAGGGAACGAGAAAGCCGTCGGCGCACTGATCGGACAAGTCATGAAAGCCGTCAAGGGGGCCGATCCGCAGACCGTTCGCGAGAAACTGCTGGCGAAAATCTGCGAATAA
- a CDS encoding DUF1559 family PulG-like putative transporter, with the protein MVSPDFRGSFRQRKAFTLIELLVVIAIIAVLIALLLPAVQQAREAARRTQCKNNLKQIGLAMHNYYDVNQMFPLGASVQPNSPGYPGLGIDVFCGAFASILPYLDQANLKNLYVDTTPWESQTAKVASTVIPVYLCPSSAGPNVVTNSLLAGYSVGQNLGGNNYLLCKGAMKGWCFNPAADQQVGMFGWNLKTTFANLADGSSNTLCVGEGSSSPNWKIAQGAAPTTPVTGGSITPLVGAGWINPQPNAAGLVGLGSPYAQATTGGNFGTTANVANANASSLNLNPVMESIYNDANVQSPAAGLYNCADPLHFTTTFRSDHVGGGQFLLGDGTVKLISSSISPTIYNALATRAGGEVVGEY; encoded by the coding sequence ATGGTTTCACCAGATTTTCGCGGTTCATTTCGGCAGAGAAAAGCATTCACCCTCATCGAGTTGCTGGTGGTCATCGCGATCATCGCCGTCCTGATCGCACTCCTGCTTCCGGCCGTTCAACAGGCACGCGAAGCGGCTCGTCGCACCCAGTGCAAGAACAACCTGAAGCAAATCGGGTTGGCGATGCACAACTATTACGACGTCAATCAAATGTTTCCGCTGGGGGCCTCGGTTCAGCCGAACAGTCCCGGTTACCCAGGACTCGGTATCGACGTTTTCTGCGGGGCATTTGCCTCGATCCTTCCCTACCTGGATCAGGCGAACTTGAAGAATCTGTATGTCGACACAACTCCCTGGGAGAGTCAGACGGCAAAGGTTGCATCGACTGTGATCCCGGTTTACTTGTGCCCATCAAGTGCCGGTCCGAACGTGGTCACCAACTCCCTGCTGGCAGGATATTCCGTCGGACAGAATCTGGGGGGCAACAACTACTTGCTGTGCAAAGGTGCGATGAAAGGCTGGTGCTTCAATCCCGCCGCGGATCAGCAGGTTGGAATGTTCGGCTGGAACCTCAAGACGACATTCGCCAATTTGGCGGACGGATCAAGCAACACGTTGTGTGTCGGGGAAGGATCGTCCAGTCCCAATTGGAAGATCGCGCAAGGGGCCGCGCCAACCACCCCCGTCACCGGTGGCTCGATCACACCACTCGTGGGGGCTGGCTGGATCAATCCTCAACCAAACGCGGCCGGCCTGGTCGGACTTGGTTCGCCGTATGCGCAAGCGACGACGGGGGGAAATTTCGGAACGACAGCCAACGTCGCGAATGCCAACGCGAGCAGCCTGAATCTTAATCCCGTGATGGAATCGATCTATAACGATGCGAACGTCCAAAGCCCGGCGGCAGGTCTTTACAATTGTGCCGACCCACTGCACTTCACCACGACGTTTCGCAGTGATCATGTTGGCGGTGGCCAATTCTTGCTCGGGGATGGCACAGTCAAACTGATTTCATCCAGCATTTCGCCGACCATCTACAATGCCTTGGCAACCCGTGCCGGGGGAGAAGTGGTCGGCGAATACTAG
- a CDS encoding FliI/YscN family ATPase has protein sequence MLNLEIERLVREIRTCDGFQVQSRLQVVEDGLACALPAALGDQCLIIEKGGRQIPAEVIGFKRGLSQLAPYECADELRSGQLVLRLPERRSVPVGNGILGRIFDGLGRPIDGKGPVRPSERRVVRNTPPSPLQRERISKPFITGQKAIDGLLLCGRGQRLGIFAGSGVGKSTLMGEIAKSAEADMNVICLVGERGCELRPFVEDCLGQEGIAKSAVVISSSDQLPMMRIRAVETAIAMADSFRSRGANVLFFLDSLTRLAMAQRELGLSLGEPPSARGYTPSVFQILANTVEQLGNSATGSITGFLTVLVEGDDLSEPVADSARSLLDGHIVLDRKIAESGRFPAINISNSVSRAFLNVSDPAQQAAARKIRNIMATYADVQDLIRIGAYTKGTSPQIDKVVELMPAVNTFLQQGLRERRTLQETCAAMQRLAMAWPY, from the coding sequence ATGCTGAACCTCGAAATTGAACGCCTGGTCCGCGAAATCCGCACATGTGACGGATTTCAGGTGCAGAGCCGCTTGCAGGTCGTTGAAGACGGGCTGGCGTGCGCATTACCGGCGGCATTGGGTGATCAATGCCTGATCATCGAAAAAGGAGGACGCCAGATTCCTGCCGAGGTCATTGGTTTCAAACGCGGGTTGTCTCAACTGGCGCCGTATGAATGCGCTGATGAACTGCGTTCGGGACAACTCGTCCTGCGCTTGCCAGAGCGTCGTTCCGTTCCTGTCGGAAACGGAATTCTCGGTCGGATCTTCGATGGACTCGGCCGACCCATCGACGGCAAAGGGCCCGTACGACCTTCCGAACGTCGCGTCGTCCGCAACACGCCCCCATCGCCATTGCAGCGCGAACGGATCAGCAAGCCGTTCATCACAGGACAGAAGGCCATCGACGGCCTGCTGCTTTGCGGACGCGGACAGCGGTTGGGGATCTTTGCTGGCAGCGGCGTGGGCAAGAGCACGCTGATGGGCGAAATTGCCAAGTCCGCGGAAGCCGACATGAATGTCATCTGCCTTGTGGGCGAACGCGGATGTGAACTTCGCCCATTCGTCGAGGACTGCCTAGGGCAGGAAGGGATCGCCAAGTCCGCGGTCGTCATTTCCAGCAGCGATCAATTGCCCATGATGCGCATTCGCGCCGTCGAGACCGCCATTGCGATGGCCGATTCGTTTCGATCACGCGGAGCCAACGTGCTGTTCTTCCTCGACAGTCTGACACGACTGGCCATGGCGCAACGAGAATTGGGCCTGAGTCTGGGCGAGCCGCCCAGTGCCCGCGGGTATACGCCCTCGGTGTTTCAGATCCTGGCAAACACGGTCGAACAACTGGGCAATTCCGCGACAGGAAGTATCACCGGCTTCCTGACCGTGCTGGTCGAAGGGGATGACCTTTCCGAACCCGTGGCAGATTCTGCGCGTTCGCTGTTGGATGGCCACATTGTGCTCGATCGCAAAATCGCGGAATCCGGTCGTTTTCCGGCCATCAACATTTCCAATAGCGTCAGTCGCGCGTTTCTGAATGTTTCCGATCCGGCGCAGCAAGCGGCAGCACGAAAGATTCGCAACATCATGGCAACCTATGCCGACGTCCAAGACTTGATCCGGATCGGGGCCTATACCAAGGGGACAAGTCCACAGATCGACAAGGTGGTCGAGTTAATGCCTGCTGTGAATACCTTTCTTCAACAGGGGTTACGCGAACGTCGCACACTTCAAGAGACCTGCGCCGCCATGCAACGCCTCGCGATGGCATGGCCCTACTAA
- a CDS encoding flagellar export protein FliJ translates to MKKFQFRLERVFHYHKQRLKQAELRLAQAVMERDAAQAAVTDCLRRIDESCQLNESVGQLINPASRANFTAHVEQLGVILATARERLKVSELRFRESERVCAEITRDVEGFTHLRDVRRQEHQDEVNRQLQIELDEVVMRQWSRNDEGPWAGTS, encoded by the coding sequence ATGAAAAAATTCCAGTTTCGTCTCGAACGCGTCTTTCACTATCACAAGCAGCGGCTGAAGCAGGCAGAACTGCGATTGGCACAGGCAGTGATGGAACGTGATGCCGCTCAGGCCGCCGTCACCGATTGCTTGCGCAGAATTGATGAATCCTGCCAGCTTAACGAATCGGTCGGACAACTGATCAATCCCGCAAGTCGGGCAAATTTTACCGCGCATGTAGAACAACTCGGGGTAATTCTGGCGACCGCACGCGAACGGCTGAAAGTTTCCGAACTGCGATTTCGAGAATCAGAGCGTGTCTGTGCGGAAATCACGCGAGATGTCGAGGGGTTTACACATCTACGGGATGTGCGACGCCAAGAACATCAGGACGAGGTCAACCGCCAGCTACAGATTGAGCTCGATGAAGTCGTCATGCGGCAATGGTCGCGCAACGACGAAGGGCCTTGGGCGGGAACCTCGTAA